In Thunnus thynnus chromosome 17, fThuThy2.1, whole genome shotgun sequence, the genomic window tgttgcagctctacaagaTGTTGATATGAAGACATTCAGGTTGATCAGAGATCAATCTTACAGTCTGTCGTTACTCTAATGTAAAAAACTTAAATATCATAATTTATATGTTACAGCAGCTGTAACAGGATGTTTACAATAACTCATCGAGGTTTCCTCCCTAATCTGAGAGGAAGTGATGTACAAACATCTGTCCCAATGTTACAGTTATTATGGGATGTGTGTGGAAACCGTTTccataatttaataattaaaataaagcacatttgctggttgcagcttctcaaatgttcaaatttgaagcttttttctgtctcagacgacagtaaactgaatatattttggatttttgagCATTAAGTTCTAAGACGTtcacaaaaataatcatcagattgattgataatgaaaataatcgttagctggAGCCCTAAATATGGTTTATCAGTCATTTATGAAGCAAACATGTGATTGATTTCatccttttctttgtcattcatgacagtaaaaagaaaacaaacaagacaaactgAACCGGTAACGTAACGGAACAAATGAGCTGCTGAGTGACTccaatcagtcaatcaacagCTGACAGGACGGTGATCAATCATCACTCTTCCTCCGTTATCATCCAAACTGTCGAGTCTTTAATCATCAGCAGGATCAATTCACAGCTGCACAGAGGTTAAACTGCATCTAACTGATTGATGAATATTCGACTTATTGgcctaaaaaaaacacacttttggGCTCTCGTTGACCCGTCAGTGGGAAAAGATCCACGTGGCTCTTCATCAGGACCCTCCTCTTCAGCGTTTACaggtgaaacacacacacacacacacacactaacacccTGCAAACACTCGATCTGTTTATCTGTCACATATCTTCTGATCTTCTGCCaggagctgtttgttttttctcgtTATGTTGAGTTTGGAATTGAAACACAAACCGTCCTCGGCGCAGCGGTTCGTGGTTTTAACCACGAGGAGAACGGACTCTGCTTGTGTTTACAGTGAAAGTAAGTCGGccctttaaatgattaaaaacccCCTCCTGGTGTCTGGTGAATTGAAAACCTAAATACTGTCTGGCAGCAACTTAACAAACTCAGTTACACAGTTTAATGCTTCAGTCTAAATACAAACTGCCTACTTAACGTCAGCTCGTTACAATAATAAGATTTTCCATCTGATCACTGCAGTCAAACTCAAATATTCTCCACAAACCGAATCCAAGAATAAAAAgcttgaaataaatgaatgtgtgtaaatatttagatACATAACGCAGCCTTTTCTGGAAATGTTTAAACAGATCTCGAGAGCAAAATCACAATATAATTTAATtccatctgaaaaaaaaaaaacgtcttaATATTCATCTAATCACTGATTAGTAAGAGAGCAACAGTTCATTTAGTCTAGACTGCAAGACAAAGAAGAATATTTCTGACTAATGCATCTCCAAAGCCTGCAGGGATTACTGAAAAACCTGCAACACACCTTTATAAccatcacacacaaaaaaacccactaaaaCTAACTCATGACTCAGATAAAGTGAATGCAACAAGACTTTTTCTGCCAATCAGAGCTTCATGAACGAGACCGTGCTGCATCCTTGGACTTGGGAGCCAGTTTAACCTGTACTCTGTGAGTCCAAAGTCCAGTTCAGGGCTGTAAATCAGAGCCAGCTGAagtgtgtcagagtgtgtgtctAACTTGTGGTCAAGAGCTCCGAGCTCTGAGGCGATGCCCTCAGGCACACGAACTACGGGAAGGACACAAATAGCAAGAACTTGTTCTCCTTAAGCATGTCAAGGTTGACACTGGGATGGGTGGagagggggtgtgtgtgtgtgtgtgtgtgtgtgtgtgtgtgtagcaggtgAGCAAACAGCGGCACTGACGAGGCGTGAACAAGCGTGTGTGCAGGTGTGCTTTCAGGTGACACATGAGGCTCCGCTGCATGCGCTTCCTACCTGCTGTGCTGGGGCTGCGGAGGCAGGTCTGAGGCGCCATGGCCGTGTGAACCGAGGTGGTGGCGCGGCTGCTGAGGTCCACCACGGAGGGCGTGGGCGGGGCTGGGGGCGGCGCCTGCTGCAGAGGGGTCTGCGGCGGCTGCGCTGCCTGAGGGGCCTGCTCGGCAGCCTGTGCTGTGTTGGCGGGGATGCCGTTCTCTGACAGGAACTCCTCCAGGTCCATGTACTCCAGCTGAAAGTTGTCCAGGACCTGTCCTAACCCATCGTAGGGCAGGGTCTTGTCCCACAGGGTCGGGCCGAGGAAGGCCGACTGTGGGTGGTTGGCCACGCCGCTCTCATCGTCCagcttcttctctttctccttgtcTTTCCCAAATCCTGcaaatgtgtgcacacagtCATTTCATTGTCTCACAGTGGAGGAGGATCACGGGTCATTGCATGAGTATAAATAGAAAGTATGCCTGGGGTTTCatcttaaagggtcagttcaaacaaattaacaagggagaaaaaacaattgggattttttcacttttcacaggAAACTATTATCTAccaaaggtgaaaaaaacactgaactgtCCACAGCAGGGCCATTGTTTCTCAATGCATGTTTGCtgtgagtaaaaacaaaaactcccACCTCATTCCAGCTGGctaattgaaaaaatatgtttgttttttttgtcatttgagtGAATTGTCCCTTTAAGATATAGAAACTAGGACTTTATTCATGCTCAGATGATAAAACAGACAGTCAATACATTCAATAAAACAGCATCAACAACAGCTTCAGAACAGAAAAGGCGCCCTCTACGGACAACCTGAGGAATCACTAATATAAATCCCATTGAAGAGCAAAAGGCTTTAAAGGTTATAAGCGGACCTCCAGGCTAAAAACAGCGCAGTCACAATAACAACACATGCGAATAGGTTTGCATTTTGCTAATttacataataaatattaaataaaacagcCCGTTAGCTTTATCTGAAGTTAACGCAGACTGTCAGTCAGCTAATATGAAGCCGAGACAAACatcattctgttttatttatctctGCAGCTCCTTGACTAGTAACgttacattgtttatttttcgATAAAGATCTTGAAATATTAAGAGGCGTCACTCTCGGTGGGTTTAGTAAACCGCGTCCTCTGCTGCGTTTCAGCTGTCAAACCATAGATGTCTACAGAATGATAATAAcaaccagcagagagagagagagagaaacaccaCCGAGAGGAGGCGAAACCCGCGTCTGCTCTACGTGcatgaaaaaaagttttaaaaacgTACCTTCATCGTGATGGAAAGGCAGCTTCAGAGGATTTTCCAGCAGGGATTTCAGTACGCCGTGAGTCGGCGGCAGGAAAGTTGGGTTAATAGGAAGAGGTCTGGCCATTTTCTCCATATGTCTTCAAGGGCAATTGGAGAACAAAGCTCGCAAAAGACAGAATATTTCCCCCCGAAAAAGACGCGACCGAACTCGCAAGCCGGCCCGTGGATATTATCCTCGCAAAACGGGGAAAAACGACGCCGGGGGCTCGGAGGGAGAAGACGGGAACTCCGcgcagcagcaggacggtgaGCGGCTGGCTGTCTGTCGTCGAGGCTGGCTGGCTAATAGcttggaggagggagggaggaggaggaggaggaggagggcggaGAGGGAGCGGAGCTGCTACACTTCTCCGTCCATGTGCGGAGACGGACGCAGGTGACGTCAAAGCACCGGGGAGGCGGGGACTCTTTATCGCGTTGCGTTCAGGCGacgtggggaaaaaaagagacgCTCACAGCACGGAGACGTTTGGAACGTGCTGCCTTCAAGGACTGTCGGACATTTGgaatttttcatataatttattttattttatttcatttttttattgaatagagttcaatacaaaaataagttccataaagaaaaaaaaacctttattcaCTCTCATTATCCCCCCACTTTAAAGAAGCCCAAACCCAAAATGCTGTTCAACAAAACTTAGGACTGTCACATATTTGAGTTACTGATGTTTAGATCAGGACAGGGATTGTATTTGGGTGGGCTATGCATAAATATGGAATTGATAACAACCATCAATAACATTAATCCACTGACCACATGTGAAATAAGTtgtaacaaaaaatataatacaataaaatataaattattaaaatagataaataaagaaaaagggaaagaatGAATGATTACTTCTGCTTACTTCCGTatgaaaagacaaatataaaGCAAATTAGAGTCAAAATGTTGCATATAGAATGAGTAGCATCTgctttttttgtacatttacagAAGACTTTATGCTTACTTCTCAATACACAtcaattgtgtgtgtatatatatatatatatatatatatatatatatatatatatatatacacacacacacacatatatatatgtatatatacacacacacacacacacacacacacacatatatatatatatatatactgccAGTTGTGAACTGCAGTTGTAGCATATTTCCCAAactcttttaatgttttaaattgctCTCATGTAATTTTGTTGCGACTGCATCGCCTCAAGGTACGTCAAAAAATCTGTGATGAAGAGGCCCATTAACGGACTACGACTCTTCAGTTTTGTTGCATTTACGGATAAAGTATGAAAGTgagtttttttatgttgttaagAGAATTGTCAAACAcagtcaaaaaatatttttccaaaattATGACTGTGGGCGATTCGCTCTGGAAAGACTCATTTGTCTTGATACTACCAGTGAAAACTAAGTGAAGGGTAACTTTTTCAGCTTGTGCCTCGGGTCATTTTCATTGTATCcaaattaaatgtgtattttccaTCAAGTTTTAATCCCACCGTCAGGTCGAAGCCTGTCTGAATATGTACATGCAGTAACAGGAGCTAAACGTCTCCAACAAACATATAAATCCACAGATTCCACCGGACGTTTCTTACATTTTCTAGGtgtaaaagtacatttttgcttttttaataaaacattttaataatacatttagatGTAAAATATGCTCTTAAAGTCAGACCAGCatcctgctccatgtgaaaaagGCAGCTGCATTTTGTGCCAGTGACACAGATTAGAtcacttgacagttttttttttttcactcacacatttatatgtttataaatgtgcaTAAACTCTTCACAACTGTCAAAGTATGTGATTTATACTTTTCATGCCTCTTAGGTCTCTGTTACAACATGATAAAATAATCCTCTCGGAGCTCCTGCATTCAACTGTAGATCCACAATTACAGTAAAGAATGACGTGAAGCTAAACTTGACCTACTTTCAGCCAATGGGTGTTGTCAGACTGCAATTCTATCCGCGCAGGTCGTGGCACATGGAAACTCATGCCTTCTACTGTAGTAGCAGCTGAGTCATACTTTAAaatcctccctcctctctgctcatttgttgggttttttttaatggtttgttAGAGTCTGTATCATCAGCACCACTTGTTTTCCACcccaaaaggaaaaaaaaaaaatcccctaaAACAGACCTGACATAGAATGACAAGCTGTAGAAAAACTAATTGTATGAAGAGATATATGACAAAGGTCTTATGAATAGAGCTGATTGTGTGGACGATGGATTAGCACCAGACTGGAGAAAATCCTTTTATCTGTAACTGTCTTCATGCCTATGAAAATGTCACACCGTATCAAACCACAGATCTTATTTTTCATGCCATCAAaagaattcttttttttttttcttctcttattACATCACaagaagtttaaaaaacattgaataaaaaTGTCCCTGAAACTCGACCAGGTCAGATTCTGCTGCTGGATTTTCAATTTGCAGTTTgaattgtgtgcgtgtgtctcgATGAGACTCTTCAGGGGCTTCGTGCTGTCAGAAGATGTCTTATTGACCAAGGACGtttcatatttatcattttaagcGTCTCTCCtttgagtcagtcagtcagtcagttagttagttagtcagACTCACATTTGGCCCCAGATGGTGTTACAGCACATCTCTGTatataaaaacatctaaaatacaggaaaacatatatataaaactaaaaaagaaaGATCACTCGTAACATTATATGCTCCAAATAGCATAAGAAAAAAGCATCAGGCATATTTTCTATCACATGTTTCCTCCAATGAACTGtctaatttaaatgtttcatatttgaaCAAACTTTctgaaataatataataagaaactttatttatgttgcacttttcttaacaaagtgccttacagaaaaagaagaaagaattaACAAATAatagcaaataaaaacaaacaaagatcaTAAAACACCagggaataaaataaagttacttaaaaacataaaatgttaagAGTGAGATAATAAAGACAGACTAGGCCAGAACTCCAAATCGACTTTTTTAAATCGCCACACGGACATTACGAGCGAGACGCCCTCCTTTAGCGTGTGTACTGGCAATTTCACAATCAATAGACACAGGTGGGGTTAATTATAGATTAATCATAGTTGTGCAAATCTGTAATTAACCCCACCTGTGTCTATTGAGTCTGAAATtgccagtacacacacacagctgaacgTCCGTGTGGCAATTAAAAAAAGTCGATTTGGAGTTCTGCCCTcgtctttctttttcattattaactACCTTAAGGATCCAGAACCCAGTTTTCATGATGATATGAGACgataaaacatgttcaaaatatctgtttctgttgttatcCTATGAGATTACATTTTGTGGTTCCCAGTTCAAAACaacaagaggaaacaaaatGGAACAAACATATGTGAATCGGAGCAAATCTGAGGTGTTTGTGAAGCGATTCAGACGTCTGCAAACAGCAACAGATCTTTGCTTTTTGGATCGATTATACAACATAACTCTCAGTACCTCATTCATATTTAATTATCCTCACTATGTGCAGGTTTGGGTTTGTCAATATGACATTGAAAGGACTATTGAATGTTGatcttttcattattaaaaagaTACCTCTGTCTGGTTTGTTTATCCAGAATAAAGTAACTGACTCCATAACTGTGCTTCACACCTCACATGGTTCCCATTCTGTGTCCTGCACTACGGCCAACTTTGGTGCGTAATTGTGCACACCCAAAAACATCTAGTAGCACTTTTATGCATTGATTTACGTGTATAAAGATTTCTAAAACCCTGAGCTTTGACCAAATAATGCATCTCAGatgatttgtgttgttttaaaactaTAAACCACAATCCAAGTCAATCTAAAACGGAGATCAGGCTCCTATGTAAGCCtgagaaacacagacaaactcCAGTCTGTGGTaacaagaaatgaaacagaGATGTTAATACATGCCTTTATTTCATCACAATCAGACTATTGTAACTCTCTTTTTACCTGTCTTAATAAATCTTCCATGCACCACTTACAAAgtgtccaaaatgctgctgctgctgctcggtTTTCAACACGATCCAACAGATATTACACCTATTTTAACctcactgcactggcttccagtaaatttcagaattcattttaaagttttggtgCCCTACATGGCCAAACTCCACCCTTACACCACCAGCCGAGCTCTTAGATCCTCCACCCGGGGCTTTCTAAGTGCCTCGTACACATTTTAAGACCCGGGGTGATGATGCTTTCCAGTCGGCAGTCTTCCAACTAGCTTAAGAGCCTTGGAAACTGTtgactcttttaaaaaagcagcatctgttcagacaggcatttggATAAGTTTGTGCTATTCTATCTCTTAATTTGTCTATTTTATCTGCTCTCTCCTTGTATATTTCtatctggtgtctttgttttatttagtttgatGCATTTGATTTTActtctttgactgtgaagcactttgtgactggtgtttgtgaaaggtgctatacaaataaactttacttacttacttaatagatttgaagtttttttcTATTTCGATCACCTGCAGAATCAATATAACCTCAGTTGCAAACATCATTAACAACATTTATTGTCTTCACAGTCCTTAAAAGATAATAAATAGGTCGACAGACTGAGCAGTTCACTTGAGGCAAACCAGATATTACGACAACAGGAACTTAAATACCTTTTCTAAAAGACAGATGAGTGACTGAGAGTTGCTGCGAGGgcaaaggtcaaaggtcggGAGTTTCTTTATCGTGATGAATCACATGAGTCCAGTCAGCTGCTGCAGGTAAATAGCTAAAAATGTCAGAGCGCTCCTCTTGTACTCTGTTCATTCAGTGGAGGTGTTTCATCTAGTAAGCGTAAAAATATGTGCTGTTgaccgtaaaaaaaaaaaacggagcAAAACGGAACAAAACGTGTCAGCTGAAGGCAGGAACATGCCCCCCAGAATCAGTGTGGCAGAGTTAGTCAAggacacataaaaaaagacagattcaAAGACCTTCCACCCTtcgaaaatgtgattttaaagtgTGACAGCGGACTACAAAGACCTGTGTGTGGAGGCAGAAGCGGATTACGCAGTCTCCTCTGTGTCAGGGTTAGACATTCATATTTCCTAAAGATACAAttttttattatgatgtttgccgaaacctttttttttacgtGGCCAGATTCTTCTAAATTGATGTCGACACACTCAATATTACTCTCTTGCATAACGTTACAGTCATATAGGTTTAAATTGTGGCCATCAGCTTTGTGTCTGAGcagtcatgtgtgtgtttttttttttctgaaaccaAATGTTTGTCTGTCACATTGGAGATGAGAGTCCCTGCAGTGTGTGATCATGTTTGctgtcaaacagcagcaggtgagtTCCCAGCATGTCTCCATCTAACCAAACAGCCAATATTACATGACATCACACTGTTTTCAGATGACAAATATGCTCCTCTTCTTATTTCCTTTGGCTGGATGGTACATTTCTATCAACCTTTTCGACCCATTTTTAAACCACTTATCCTGCTCTGGGTCACAATATATAGAGAACTAGCACACGTAGCTAcgctttcattcattcatcgcAGGGCTTTATGTAATATGATGATGCTAAAATGCCTGTATGACTATAATCTGGTATTGGTTGTTAGTTGAATGATTGTATATTGCTGGTTTTGTCcgtgtttttttgtgcatgaGGACGCCGTCATGCTGAAACAGGAAAGGGCCTTCCCCCAGACTGTTGCAGCAAAACTTCACTATTGTCTGAAATATTCTTCTGTGCTGTTTTAAGAAGATTTCCCTTCACTGGAACCAAAAGGGGGCTTGGAGCAAACCAGGAAAAACAGTCCCAAACCAGAGTACACTCAAATATGTGGACAGGTGTGTCACACCAATTATCATAGCACACatatttggacaaaaaaaaaaagcaaatctaACAGAAGAAAGAACATGCTCGGTGCATTTACTAGACGGTCTCGATCatatgaaaatgagagaaaccAACAACAACTGTGTGTAGGAAAATATAACACCCAAAGTGAACCTGACCCGATGCCATAAATGGGTCAAGTGAGGTCAGGCACTAAGTTTTCTGCTTTCTCAGAAAAAGgataagagaaaaaaggagggggAAA contains:
- the hlfa gene encoding HLF transcription factor, PAR bZIP family member a gives rise to the protein MEKMARPLPINPTFLPPTHGVLKSLLENPLKLPFHHDEGFGKDKEKEKKLDDESGVANHPQSAFLGPTLWDKTLPYDGLGQVLDNFQLEYMDLEEFLSENGIPANTAQAAEQAPQAAQPPQTPLQQAPPPAPPTPSVVDLSSRATTSVHTAMAPQTCLRSPSTAAVPSSRDTPSPIDPESIQVPMAYEPDPADLALSSVPGQEMFDPRKRKFSAEELKPQPMIKKARKVFIPEDLKDDRYWARRRKNNVAAKRSRDARRLKENQIAIRAGFLEKENAALRMEVADLRKELGRCKNIVAKYEARHGPL